A portion of the Juglans microcarpa x Juglans regia isolate MS1-56 chromosome 1D, Jm3101_v1.0, whole genome shotgun sequence genome contains these proteins:
- the LOC121236959 gene encoding anthocyanidin 3-O-glucosyltransferase 5-like, producing the protein MESSKPHALLLPSPGVGHLVRHLELGNRLVAYHNFHVTLFVVFESLLSAGESQLIQSAKAQKLITIVELPPVDISGKVEPAAQFFTKQAAITREIQPSLRSTISTLTLSPTALIVDLFATPALDVADEFHILKFVFFPSAWPLSLMLYLPILDKEISGQYVDQKEPLKIPGCMSIQPEDAGSPMLDRTKDEYHVFLQRGSEMRMSDGILLNTWENLDSMTLKALRENESFGSVPIYAVGPFVRPVGPSASRSNLLNWLDEQPSESVIYISFGSVGFLSAQQITELAFGLELSQQRFIWVLRPPANKKNMPGKKHALGDKGNDALDYLPDGFLTRTQGLGLVVTQWAPQVDILSHPSTGGFLSHCGWNSALESILNGVPLLAWPLYAEQSMNAILLSEKVGVAVNPKVAPTRGVVRREEIEMLVRKVMGDQEEGKALRARVMELKVSGEKALIEGGSSFNAMSQFAKQCEMKMLRN; encoded by the coding sequence ATAACTTTCATGTTactttatttgttgtttttgaATCACTTCTCTCAGCTGGCGAATCTCAACTCATTCAATCAGCCAAGGCACAGAAACTCATAACCATTGTTGAGTTGCCACCTGTAGACATCTCTGGCAAAGTAGAACCTGCTGCTCAGTTCTTCACAAAACAAGCTGCCATTACACGTGAAATCCAACCAAGTCTTCGATCCACAATATCTACCCTGACGCTTTCTCCAACCGCACTCATTGTTGATCTTTTCGCAACTCCAGCTCTAGATGTCGCTGatgaatttcatattttgaaGTTCGTATTTTTCCCCTCTGCATGGCCCCTTTCATTGATGTTATATTTGCCAATCCTTGACAAAGAGATAAGTGGACAATACGTTGATCAAAAGGAACCATTAAAGATCCCAGGTTGCATGTCAATTCAACCCGAAGATGCCGGTTCCCCAATGTTGGACCGAACAAAGGATGAATATCATGTTTTCCTACAACGTGGGTCAGAGATGCGTATGAGTGATGGGATTTTGCTCAACACTTGGGAAAATCTAGATTCCATGACGCTTAAGGCCTTGAGAGAGAATGAAAGCTTTGGATCGGTACCAATATATGCAGTTGGACCCTTTGTCAGGCCGGTTGGACCTTCGGCTTCAAGGAGCAACTTGTTGAATTGGCTAGATGAGCAACCATCGGAGTCAgtaatttatatttcatttgggAGTGTTGGATTTCTTTCAGCCCAACAAATCACTGAGCTAGCTTTTGGGTTGGAGTTGAGCCAGCAAAGATTTATTTGGGTGCTGCGTCCACCGGCCAACAAGAAGAATATGCCTGGAAAGAAGCATGCGCTTGGGGACAAAGGCAATGATGCCCTAGATTACTTGCCCGATGGGTTCTTGACACGAACCCAGGGTTTGGGATTAGTGGTCACACAATGGGCACCACAAGTGGACATCTTGAGCCATCCGTCGACGGGAGGGTTCTTATCTCACTGTGGCTGGAATTCAGCACTAGAGAGTATACTAAATGGCGTGCCATTGTTGGCGTGGCCTCTCTATGCAGAGCAAAGCATGAATGCTATATTGCTATCTGAGAAAGTAGGAGTGGCAGTTAACCCCAAAGTTGCACCGACTAGAGGAGTGGTCCGAAGGGAGGAGATTGAGATGTTGGTGAGAAAAGTCATGGGGGACCAAGAAGAAGGGAAGGCTTTGAGAGCTAGAGTTATGGAACTCAAAGTTAGTGGAGAAAAGGCTTTGATTGAGGGTGGTTCTTCATTCAATGCCATGTCTCAATTTGCGAAGCAGTGTGAGATGAAGATGCTTCGCAATTAA